A genomic segment from Vidua macroura isolate BioBank_ID:100142 chromosome Z, ASM2450914v1, whole genome shotgun sequence encodes:
- the LOC128822386 gene encoding golgin subfamily A member 6-like protein 7 yields MVTSEGHVKHVFSGADAKILPEKEQEQIALSEMPCRTQGELRAREQEEQLRQQVEEPQENGQNIKAEPQAELPEAQSAITEVKKRNQEETRRIQEEMNLHQQRGDQQNQVSERVAATPLMKDPLSCILQNLKEQLDTDFQKAHAKIKAREKRQEEEIKIIREKLNPLPQALQKQVQVLTSHRAAGKDFRQMSGTEEPRGGREAQELSPPKVLQVGHDLKMVQEKRTQWGEDEHLNKELHVCLKPLEGERNP; encoded by the exons ATGGTGACATCAGAAG GTCACGTGAAGCATGTATTCAGCGGTGCTGATGCTAAG atccttccagagaaagagcaggagcagattgccttatcagagatgccatgccggactcagggagagctgagagcccgagagcaggaagagcagctcaggcagcaggtggaagagccacaggagaatggccag aatatcaaggcagagccacaagcagagctgcccgaagctcagagtgccatcacagaagtgaagaagaggaaccaGGAAGAGACGAGAAGAATTCAAGAGGAGATgaatctccatcagcagaggggcgatcaacaaaaccaggtgagtgaaagagtggcagccactccACTCATGAAAGATCCTCTCTCTTGTATTTTACAGAacttgaaggaacagctggacacagactttcagaaagctcacgCTAAGATcaaggcaagggagaagaggcaggaggaagaaattaaaatcatcagagaaaaacttaatcccctccctcaggctctacaaaagcaa GTGCAAGTGTTGACATCTCACCGGGCAGCCGGCAAAGACTTCCGGCAAATGAGTGGCACTGAAGAGCCCCGAGGCGggcgtgaggcacaggaactgtccccaccaaaggtgctacaggttgggcatgacctgaagatggtgcaggaaaagaggacaCAGTGGGGGGAGGACGAGCActtgaacaaggagctgcacgtgtgtctgaagcccttggagggggaaaggaatccttga